CGAGAAGCTACCTTGTGTGCGCCCGAAGGCACTCGACTTCGGCACATAGCCCTACGGCCAATGACCGATGGCCGGTCGACCCGCCCCCGGCTAGCGTGATCGCCATGGCAGAGACACAGCCCGCCCCACGTGACGGTGCGCAGCGCAAGCAGGATGCACTGGCGCGGCTCGCGGAGGATGTCGACCTGTGGGTTTCCACGGCCGGGCCGGACGGTGAAGCGTGCCTGGTTCCGCTGTCGTTCGTCTGGCACGACTCCTACCTGCTGGCCGCCACCCGGACGGGCAACCCGACGACCGTCAACGCCCGCCGCACCGGCCGTGCGACGCTCGCCCTCGGGCACACCAGGGACGTGGTGCTCATCGAGGCGGACGCGGACATCCTGCCGAGTGACGGCCTCGACGCGGCCGAGGGTGAGCAGTTCGTCGCCAAGCTGGGCTGGGACCCACGGGGGCGGGAGAGTTGGTCGTTCCTCCGATTCCGCCCCCGCACCATCCGCGCCTGGCGCGAGGTGAACGAACAGCAGGGCCGCTATCTGATGACTGACGGCACCTGGTTGGTCTGACTACAGCCCGCCAACCCCTGCCACGAACGCCCGCCACGCACTCGCGGATATCGCTATCACCCGCACGGGTGCCTTGCTGTCTCGCACCGGTACCACGCCCGGCACGCCATCGGCCACCTCAAGGCAGTTGCCGCCGTTCGTATTGCTGTGGCTGGACCGCCGCCACACGGCCAGGTCCAGGCCGGGAGAACTCATGTCGCACACTCCTCCATCACCTGCTTGATCAGCGTCGCCGTGTCCCTGGGTGACAAGGCATACGCACGCAGAGCATCGTAGATGCGCTGCCGCTTGCCCACCTCCTCCGCGTCCTCATAGAGACGGCTGGCCGCGATTCCCTCTTCGTAGGCCACTTCGGCCCCGCGACGCAGCTTCAGCAGAGTCAAAGAACCCCCGAGGAACGCATGTGCCCCGTGCTCGAAAGGCAGAACCTGGATCTTGCTTCGGGCACTCTCCACCAACGGAAGCAGCGCAGCCAACTGTTCCCGCATGACTCGCCACCCCCCGATCGGCCGCCTAATCACCGCTTCGTCGAAGATGGCCCAGAAGTGAGGCGGCTGTTCGGACCGCAGGCGCTCCTGACGGCTCATGCGCGCCTGCACACGCTCTTCGACCTGCTCCGAGGACAGCTCGGGGTCGCAGCGCA
Above is a genomic segment from Streptomyces marincola containing:
- a CDS encoding pyridoxamine 5'-phosphate oxidase family protein; amino-acid sequence: MAETQPAPRDGAQRKQDALARLAEDVDLWVSTAGPDGEACLVPLSFVWHDSYLLAATRTGNPTTVNARRTGRATLALGHTRDVVLIEADADILPSDGLDAAEGEQFVAKLGWDPRGRESWSFLRFRPRTIRAWREVNEQQGRYLMTDGTWLV
- a CDS encoding DUF397 domain-containing protein, with the translated sequence MSSPGLDLAVWRRSSHSNTNGGNCLEVADGVPGVVPVRDSKAPVRVIAISASAWRAFVAGVGGL
- a CDS encoding helix-turn-helix domain-containing protein, giving the protein MTFQPGRLTPSRSARHLYGADLRRHRRNADLSLAQLAGEVPCSKSQLARIETAEIMAPKGLSQDFDRLFSTDGHFTRLYDLVRREAHPDEYRRFMAFEAEAQYICEFAGHTVPGLLQTEAYARELLRCDPELSSEQVEERVQARMSRQERLRSEQPPHFWAIFDEAVIRRPIGGWRVMREQLAALLPLVESARSKIQVLPFEHGAHAFLGGSLTLLKLRRGAEVAYEEGIAASRLYEDAEEVGKRQRIYDALRAYALSPRDTATLIKQVMEECAT